ttttctcatccagtaaggtataatattctgcctttttaatatttcctaaaatattcctAAAAaatctgttgttagctgccccgagtctacggagaggagcagcatacaaatccaataaataaatgaaagaatgaatgaatgaatgaatgaatgaatgaataaatgaatgaatgaataaataaataaatttcattcttctaggagaggggtgggtgctaactttctacaagtCATGTCAGTGACTGCCTCACTTCTTGGATAGTATTGCACCACTACTGATGGTGTGGTACTAggcttatttttttgagcagtatatattcctcCCTCAAAGCATGGGGAAATGTAACAAGCAAAAAGAGACTACCGCTAAACAAATATCATTTTTGTGACTATTGTACCCTATGTCTAtatggtctacggagaggggcggcatacaaatctaataaataaatcaaataaataaataaatggtggctAGGTGAATTcttaggaattgaagtccatttacttaaaattgctgaggttgagaaacactggcccaCAGGTTAGAACATacagtttacgcatggtatgtttgtgtgtatgttttctttttaataagggttttttagtaacttttaattattagatttttatatattgtgttattattgttgtgagtcgccctgagtctatggagaggggcagcatacaaatcataataataataataataataataataataataataataataataattgaggcTGGAAAGGGAAATCAGATAAATCTTTTGTTTATTAATAGGTGTAACTTCACATCCTGAGAGGAATGTTTACCTGAATGGCTGTCATCTTACGCCATTTTATCCTCTTTGTAAATTTCTATGTCCTGAGGGCTTTTTTGATAGTTTTGATTGAGCTGCTGATATTTACCAATTTTCTAAAGAGAGATGCATTTAGCCAGTTCAGCCCAAGTGTCAATATTGGCAGAAAATATACTGGTTCTGTATTTGTGATCTGGGAATCATGCATAGCCAAGACTAGTGATATGCAGGGCATGAATGACAATAAGTCATGAATGATATGGAAGTCACTTTCTTCCCGCATTAGATATGGGCAGcaaacatgaggtctttttgtaactgatattattattattattattattattattattattattattattaattagatttgtatgccgcccctctccgcagactcggggcggctcacagcaataataaaaacaatgtataacaaatctaataattaaaagtcactaaaaactccttattaaaaagcaaaacatacacacaaacataccatgcataaactgtataggctcaggggagatgtctcaattcccccatgcctggcggcagaggtgggtttagtACTCATCCCCAGTATAGTCAAGGACCGGGAATGAAGcaaacaatattttttattagGAAGTCCAAAAACTGAAGTACAactactgaaaaaaaaaagttcctcTGGCTAACTTTACCCACCTCTCCCTATTTTCCAGTTTTTTAAGCAATATTGTATCACATAGATTACAGGCAAGGGTTCTGAGGGAGAGTTTAAAATATCAAGATGGTGGCCACAACCATGtgatcaaagctccacccccgcttaaaaaaaaatcccacctttTTGTAtacaactcaaggcagcaagcatACTTCgtgctctttcctcctcctattttccttacaAGACTCTTATGAGAGgaattgggctgagaaagagtgactggcctaaagtcacccaaccattaaaacaaaacaaaaattattgatttttaattccaAGACAAGACAAAGACGCATACACAACAAATAAGAGAGCCCAAGCTGCtccatacttttcagaagtctaagaaatttaaataagagtcttgtagatcatattaagaaaatgtaaaaaaaagaagtaatgaaaagaaaaaaagtatagaCTATCAATACTGTAATTACTATTTACAAAAGttcacatagttttgtaccatCTGATATACGTTGCAATAtttacaatagcattcttttatccAACCACTCATAAAACTTAACCATTTTTAATGTGTcagctttcctaatgggtttgcatgcattatttgcttttacattgatacctatgggaaaaattccttctacttacaaacttttctgtgtaagaacctggtcatcaaatgagttaagttcttaagtagaggtaccactgtatttttttaaaaaaaataaaggtgggatacaaataacaaaaaatataaaattaaaacgtAGCATAGGATGGGAAACTACATAATTAAGCTTCATGGGACATGGCTGCTCTGaccatttttctttgttttcctgccTCCCATCCCATTTTTAGAATCTCACGCTCTGCATCCAATACCACTGTGAATTCCATCACCTCTCTGTACAGCTGGGCCCAGTCTTCAACCAGAGATGTCTGCTATAGTCGGTCTAGAACACCTCCCTCCCCAGTCCCCATTGTTTCACAAGGAATCCCAGTGTGGCAGGGACATGTCACCATACCCTACAAGACTGTTTTCCAGAAGTCCCGCCAAAGATCATCTTCTTATCCCCCAACGGACTTCCATCAGCACCAGAAGCCAAAGCAGCGGAGAAGAAGTACTCCGACATCTGAATCTCTGACCAAACTGACACCAAGGGTACCGTCAACAGTCAGAAGCAGCCCTGTCCACATTCAGAGACCTGGAGGCAGGATTCATTTTCTGGACTACAAAGAGCAGGAGCTGCTTGACTGGCACGTCCACAAGAAACATTGGCAGAAGGAAGCACCACCATTACATTGGGAGAAAGAAGCACCACCATTATATTGGGAGAAAGAAGCACCACCATTGCGTTGGCAGAAGGAAGCACCAACATTCTATTGGCAGAAGGAAGAACCGCTATTGCAGTGGCAGAAAGAAGCACCACCATTATATTGTCAAAAGGAAGAACCGCTATTACAGTGGCAGAAAGAAGCACCACCATTATATTGGCAGAAGGAAGCATCGCCATTACAGTGGCAGAAAGAAGCACCATCATTATATTGGCAGAAGGAAGCACCGCCATTTTCTCAGGTGCCCAGAAGAGAGACCAATGTGCAGGTTGGCATCACCCCGCGAAATGAGATGGTGCAATGGGTAAGTCAGCAGGTCTCCGCTGATCAAAGGTCACGTAGCCACACACCTCCCTCAACTGGCCCCAAACGTCGTCAAACTCCCCACAAACCTCCACCTGTCAGGTCAAGGAGCCCTGGGCCCCGCACTCAGACTCCTGTACCTTCTTCCAAAGATATGCTACCTACCCCATTCATTATTTGTCACACCACTAGCCCCAGCAATCTCAAGGCACCGGCCAATGTGCAGATTGGCATCACTCCACAAAATGAGCTGGTGCATTGGGTAGGTCAGGAGCGCTCCCGCACACCTCCTTCAACTGGCCCCAAACGTCATCACACTCCCCACAGGCATCCACCTGTCAGGGCAAAGAGCCCTGGGCCCCGCGCTCAAACTCCTGTACCTTCTTCCAAAGATTTGGTACCTACCCCATTCATTATTTGCCAGACTACCAGCCACAGCAATCTCAAGGCACCAACCAATGTGCAGATTGGCATCACCCCACAAAATGAGCTGGTGCAATGGGTAGGTCAAGAGCGCTCCAGTGATCAAAGGTCCTGCACACCTCCTTCAACTGGCCCCAAACATCGTCAAACTCCCCACAAGCATCGATCTGTCAGGGCAAGAAGTCCTGGGCCCCGCAGTCAGACTCCTGCACCTTCTTCCAAAGATTTGCTACCTGCCCCATTCATTATTTGTCAGACTACCAGCCACAGCAATGTCAAGACACCAACCAATGTGCAGATTGGCATCACCCCACAAAATGAGCTGGTGCATTGGGTAGGTCAGGAGCACTGTAGCGATCAAAGGTCCCGCACGCCTCCTTCAACTAGCCCCAAAGGTCGCCATACTCCACCCAAACCTCCACCTGTCAGGGCAAGAAGCCCTGGACCCCGCAGTCAGACTCCTCCTTCCAAAGATGTGCTGCCTCCTCCACTCATTATCTGTCAGACTACTAGCCACAGCAGTCTCAAGGCACCGGCAGATGGAAACCTGAGTAGCATGACCGCCCAGGAAGAGTTAACAGAGATACTTAACCTGCTAGCCCAAAACAAAAGCCTTTTGGCAAAGCAGCCTGCAAGGCCCAGAACTcccaagaaaaaggaaaaagataaaaAACCAAGTACCTCCAAGGAAAGCGCAGGAAGATCGGGCAGCCCCAAGGGCAAGCCAGCGGAGACTCCAATCAGCCTGATGCTTGACCGAAAGGCACACCGATTGAGCTGGGCTGATGACAtggaagaaatccccaaggagAGTGAAGAGTTTATCTTCGCGCAGACATCCTTCTTAGACCCTACTTTCATGTGCCAGAACCAACTGGAATTGCCTTGCGTTCACAGAGCACAAGTGGAACTGCACCAGGAAAGCTTCGAAATCAGAAAGAGACCTCCCGAGTCTCAGTGCCTGGCCCATGCCATTGTGGAATCCTTGGATACAGAGCAAGCCACACGGGATCTGCATATGTGCCTGGCGAAAGGTCTGGAGAACGGGCGCAGCCAGCCAAGCGTAGAATATCCCATTTGCTTGTTATGTGGCCGCTGCACGCCTTATTGCCCGCATCCCCATCCACAGCACGGCCCTTGCCTCCTTGTCTATCCACGGTTAAATGTACAGGACGGGGAGGTTTACATGAACTTGGGCTTCCTCCTGAAGATGAAGAGGCAGGAGGCCAACAGATGGGGTTTGGTGCAAGGAAAGGAGGCATCAAAGTTGCAACACAGCAAAGAACATCCCTCCAAGCAAGAGAGGAGACAAAGCAGGAGCCGGAGCAGGAACAGGTATGCCCATGAAGCAGTACCTCCATCATGGGCCCCTGAAAGGCGATCTCATCCAGAGGCAATTGACCTACGAGCCAGACGGTACAGGGCTGGTCCCAGGCCGCCCAGATCAACAACACCTAGATCCTCTCCACGTTCACCTAAAATGGAGTCCCAGGCACGAATTCGAAAGCCAGCCTCAGAGGCACACCAGCCCAAGCCCCCAGAGAAGTCTCCCAACATCCTGAAAAGGTTCTTGATAAGCATCCGAAAAGTTTGGGCGAAGGTGAGTAGGAAGAAAGAACCCCCTGCCACAAAGCAGAGCTCCAGGGCATCTCTCCGGAGAGAAACTTCTTCTCAAACTCTGGTGGATCCTTCAGCTGCTTATGGTGTTCAAGCCAAAGGCAGGTTGCACCATAAGCAAGACTCCCTTCCTAAAGGTGCAGTGACTACTACACACTCAAAACAAGGATACCCCCATGGCCATAGAAAGGTATCCACAAAAGTCTCAGAACATGAAACATTTCACCCCCACAAGAAGGTTGATAGCTACCGTGCAAAATCAGCTTCTTCTGGGGCACCAAAAAAATATTCCAGACGTTCTCCCCCAATGCAATTTCGAAGGAGCCCCTCCAGAGATAACCTGTATTATTGAGGTCTCAATAAAGATGTGGCTAGTCTCTGGGATCCCTCTCCAACAAGGATCTTCTTGTCACTCATCTCAACATTTAACGCTTAACACAGCAggtctgtgttgttgttgttgtttcaggCTGCAAATAAACTGGCTGGGCTTTTATATATTTCTCTATTTTGAGATACCACCTTTGCTCAATTCATGTGGGTTTCTCTGAGAAATTGTAGGGAAACATAAAAATGCATCTAGCTAATTGTCCATCACCACAGATAGCAccattccaggaaaaaaaaacatctgCTAGACTTATGAATTGTAATTGTTGGTTTGGGAATCATGCTTACCACAGCCAAACAGAGAGGAAATTGGGGTCTAGAGAGCACAGAGTGGAAGCACATGGGACGAGAACACTGATGGGGCAGATGGCAACAAGATcaataatgaaattaaaaactgatGGACCAGTAAATCACATTATTGGAGGAAACTACATTGGCTAATTACTCATTCTTAGTTTGCCTAGGATACTGTATtttcagaaaaataaagaaagggagATAAAGAATAAATCCAGAAAAAGACAAAAGTGCAATTCAATTTTGAGTGCATTTTATATTGGAATCAGAAGAAAAAATGGCAGTTATTTGTAAGCATCTTAGAAATAATTGTGTCCCAGTTGTTCTCTTTCTATGTCATCATTTTTCTCTCATGACTGCTGCTAGCAGTAAACATTATGATTCCCCCATTCTGGCTATGTGGCTTTAGtataggtgaaactcgaaaaaatagaatattgtgcaaaagatcctttatttcaataatgcaacttaaaaagtgaaatataatatacgagagagactcattacatgcaaagcaagatagttcaagccgtaattgtgatgattatgggatacagctcatgaaaaccccaaattcaccatctcagaaaattagaatattacctgtgatcaataaaacaaggattgtacatagaacaatatcagacctctgaaacatttaagcatgcatatgtactcagtacttggtttgggcataatgggatgggatggaatagcaaTAGGAATAGGATTATGTGGGAGTGGGAATAGGATGGAATGAAATGCAATGGAATTTAAATATGAGAGAATGGaatgggaatacagtggtacctctacccaagaacgcctctacttaagaacttttctagataagaatcgggtgttcaatatttttttgcttcttcttaagaaccattttctacttaagaacccgagcccggaaaaattttcccaggaaatttgagagcgacacaaaggcccagccagtttcctaccatttcccctgttttctctctggcgcagtgtatgggaggcagccttgcgccgggtgtacgGGAGGCGCCTTCTCGCTGCCTcaaagtccccccccctttttttaagccttaaagttttggatttttttgattcccctcacctcactttcttccttcggcagtgactgtccttcttcctcctcctcctcccacccaaattcggagcttttatttctttcctaatgggcttgcacgcatcatttacttttacattgattcctatggaaaaaattgcttctacttacaaatttttctacttaagaagtggtcacggaacgaattaagttcttaagtagaggtaccactgtatgtataagatgggatgggatagaataaaatatgacttcagcaacagaatgaccAATGCCTGGAacccactacctgactctgttgtttcttcccctaactccaagatcttcaaccttaaattgtctactgttgacctttccccttttctaagaggcctgtaaggggcgtgtataagcgcactattgtgcctaccgcctctgtcctactgtcctattatcctttttatcacctctttatatattatgttaatacaaactataattctatacttgtttgacaaatatataaaataaataaataaataaacagaatagcaatagtattaatgtatgagcagagtaattcTTTTTTACCAAGGTtatgcacacacagaaacatttagattgagattagttgtgaataactactcagccccACACAGATCatctaacttgaattaaagtttactttgagaaatagcatGTTCCTATAAACAGTCCAAAATCATACACAATAGTTAGAATAACAATTGAAATGTACTGTATTACCAAGTATAtaatctttcttaccagttgtctttgtcataataaGTAAACAaagatacagggtgcattccaaaagtaatgcaatttttttaaaaagtaatttattgaacagatttgcacaaacacttaaaattcttcaaagtactgtccttgggcctctacacattttttccagcaattctgccatgactggtacgcaccctggaaggcatcttcggggacctatcgcaaggtcttcgtcacggctgattggatctcttctatggatgaaaaacgtgcCTTGCACAACGCTTGGAGTCCGTGAGTTCCTggtcaaacaccaggtgccaacgttgCCCCACCCCTCATAGAGTCCTGACATTGCCCCAGCAGACTtatttgttcccagccctgaaaggaacccgtttttccaTCCATAGAACAGATCCAATCAactgtgacaaagaccttgtgagaagtcccaaaatctatctatctatctatctatctatctatctatctatctatctatctatctatctatctatctatctatctatctatctatctttctagtttgtataaacataagtaaaaagtaatgataaaagaggacaataggacagggagggtaggcacaatggcgcacttatgcacgcacacccattaaaatatacagtatatttcacTGTCCTTATTACTGTAACTGCACTacagtacagtatactgtatagctCCAATCCCGCTTTAATAGGCTGAAGAAGAACCTGCGAAAGCCTAGTTTCTTAATTCTCCTCAGCGCGTGCTAGCATAGGCATTGGCTAGCAATCCAGCCAATTATCGTTAAGGAACGGAAGAACCGACCAATAGGAAATAGAAGGAGCTAAGGCGCGCGCGGGAGCAAATTCGAATGGCGCCAGTGAAGTCGATTGGAGTCGGGTCACGGAGTCTTTTTCCCTCGCCGCTCTTCTCCAGACTCAATTTAGGTACGGAGGAGGGAGGATCAAGAGATCGGCTCTTTAGGTATCGGGGAAAGCGAGACGGGGATTGAGACAAAAGGAAACGGGCAGGGAAGAGGGAATGCTGAGAATGAGTTCGGAATATGTACTGTCGATGTGTGTTTCCAATGAGGCTTTGGGAGACGATCGAGGCTGCAAAACAATAATGATCCGCCGGATATGGGGACGAAGAACCGCTCTGCCATTTTGTGGCTCTGTCATGGCCGTCCGGATTTTtgcagccttggggggggggggggggaatctcctTGGAAAAAGTGAGAAGCGATCT
This genomic window from Erythrolamprus reginae isolate rEryReg1 chromosome 1, rEryReg1.hap1, whole genome shotgun sequence contains:
- the LOC139157784 gene encoding serine/arginine repetitive matrix protein 2-like translates to MLTILQNVISDCCHLLLFLLVAIVFLPATIWAFKKVKKIQACNKKQSKYRVPWIASLEKVSVTSIDPGRTEQKSCNNLSLYQTLCVLDKKIEYLTWQMQRISKPISRSASNTTVNSITSLYSWAQSSTRDVCYSRSRTPPSPVPIVSQGIPVWQGHVTIPYKTVFQKSRQRSSSYPPTDFHQHQKPKQRRRSTPTSESLTKLTPRVPSTVRSSPVHIQRPGGRIHFLDYKEQELLDWHVHKKHWQKEAPPLHWEKEAPPLYWEKEAPPLRWQKEAPTFYWQKEEPLLQWQKEAPPLYCQKEEPLLQWQKEAPPLYWQKEASPLQWQKEAPSLYWQKEAPPFSQVPRRETNVQVGITPRNEMVQWVSQQVSADQRSRSHTPPSTGPKRRQTPHKPPPVRSRSPGPRTQTPVPSSKDMLPTPFIICHTTSPSNLKAPANVQIGITPQNELVHWVGQERSRTPPSTGPKRHHTPHRHPPVRAKSPGPRAQTPVPSSKDLVPTPFIICQTTSHSNLKAPTNVQIGITPQNELVQWVGQERSSDQRSCTPPSTGPKHRQTPHKHRSVRARSPGPRSQTPAPSSKDLLPAPFIICQTTSHSNVKTPTNVQIGITPQNELVHWVGQEHCSDQRSRTPPSTSPKGRHTPPKPPPVRARSPGPRSQTPPSKDVLPPPLIICQTTSHSSLKAPADGNLSSMTAQEELTEILNLLAQNKSLLAKQPARPRTPKKKEKDKKPSTSKESAGRSGSPKGKPAETPISLMLDRKAHRLSWADDMEEIPKESEEFIFAQTSFLDPTFMCQNQLELPCVHRAQVELHQESFEIRKRPPESQCLAHAIVESLDTEQATRDLHMCLAKGLENGRSQPSVEYPICLLCGRCTPYCPHPHPQHGPCLLVYPRLNVQDGEVYMNLGFLLKMKRQEANRWGLVQGKEASKLQHSKEHPSKQERRQSRSRSRNRYAHEAVPPSWAPERRSHPEAIDLRARRYRAGPRPPRSTTPRSSPRSPKMESQARIRKPASEAHQPKPPEKSPNILKRFLISIRKVWAKVSRKKEPPATKQSSRASLRRETSSQTLVDPSAAYGVQAKGRLHHKQDSLPKGAVTTTHSKQGYPHGHRKVSTKVSEHETFHPHKKVDSYRAKSASSGAPKKYSRRSPPMQFRRSPSRDNLYY